DNA sequence from the Peromyscus eremicus chromosome 7, PerEre_H2_v1, whole genome shotgun sequence genome:
TGACATTTCAACAGAGCACTTTTGAACCTTGCTTCTAATCTCAGGCTCCCACCCAGTCCTGATGGGAACAGCATACAAGAGCAATGTGAGGCCACAGTGATTGCTGTGAGAATTCTGTCCACCTAGATGCCTGTCATAGAGGCGAGGGGGACTGTAGGCTGCCAACAGCCCTCAGGTGCGCCCTTCTCTGGAGAGCAGGGCCCTACAGTGGTGAAGGTGTGGCCACTGAGAATACAAAAGGCCTTGCCTTATAGCAAGACAAAGCGACACCAACCATGGTCAGGCTGGAATCCACAGTAGCTGAGAGACAGTTCTGATTCACACCATCCCTGCAGGGGCCTAGTTCCTTCACTCCCCTTCTCCTGACAGTCCTGTTCTATACACAGGACACTCTCCTTTTCAGATTCTACATCTAAACGACTGAAGCAGTAAGGGCAGATGACACCTGGATTGTGGTGAATATCTTGGACCCGCAGTGGGTCCCATCCTTGATGTTATCCCCAAGTCTGGCCTGAACTCACTCCCATTGTAGGTGAGCTTCTGGATGCCCCACCTGCAGCACCCACCCCAGCAGCTGGGTCCCAGAACCACGGCTCTTACCCAGCCAGATGGAGCAGAGGCAGGTCTTTGGATGCAATGTCCCTCCTGCATATCGTGTCTCAGAATTCATTTTCATACCCACGACATCAGATAAACTCAGACAATACAAGCTTCTCCGTGGTTATTACTTGAGGAGATGAATCACACTGTTCATTCTCTAGAGTTGTGTTCTGTTTCTTATCAGCCTCATCTGAAACCTCACAAGTGAAAGCTTCTGGCAGGAGCAGGGGGAGTCACTCCGGGTTTGATGTGACTGGCGATGAAACATGAAGGATGTGAATGATcattcattctctcctctccattTCCCCTGGATCTTTGGCTTTCCATAGGTTTCAGCCCCTTGTGAGGCTGATGCCTGACCTACACGTCAGGTATAGACCATTTAAAACTGTGTTtgatagcacatacctgtaattccagtgctctggaggctaaggctggaggagcagttctaggttagcctgggctatagagtgaattccgGCTAGCCTGGGTTACTTATGAGACTCTTCTGGGTTGAATGTGAAATGCCTGCCTCACTCACCTACCCAAgcttatatgtttgaatgcttagtccccagccagtggtgctgtttgggggaaATTCTGGAGcttttaggaggtgggacctgaCTGATAGAAGTAGGTCCTGGGAGTATGAAAATATAGCCCAGTTATGATTCCCTTCCATATCTGCATCCTGCCTGATGCAACATGAGCAGTCACCACAGAACTGTTGGCCATAACTTTCCCTACCACGATGGCCTGTGTGGCTCTGGTGGTAAATACAGAGAACTATGTAGTGGCCTATGGACACAGCAGTGGTTTATCCTGAGGACCTAACTATATCACTGGCAACCCAAGCTGTCTGTCCTCAGGAGACTGTGAAGCTCTGAATTGGAAAGCTTCATGTGCGTATGTCCATAGGCTACAGAGATATTACCTCCTTCCCTATCTGGGAGCTACAGAAACATTCCACTAGAGGAAAGCCCACACTGAATTTCCCAGGACCTGACCCCCTCTACCCAGTGGGTTTCTACTCAAAGCGCAGAGGGACTTGCAGGCCCTGTCCTCATTCTCTAGGAGAACCAGCTTGTCCGTCAACACACTTTCCCTCCCtcgcttcctccctccctctctctctagtcTCCACTAGCAGTTCTTTATTCTTTcccattttagatttatttatatttgataGTGAATGAATATTTTGCCCGAATATGTCAGCACACAAtgggcatgcctggtgcctgtggtcagaagccagaactggagttacagatggttgtgagctgttatatgggtactgggaattgaatctgggtcctttgtaagaacagtgagtgctcttcaccactgagccatttctccagcctcagatCTTAATATTTTagacatttgtatgtgtgtgtatatgtgtgtgtgtgtgtgtgtgtgtgtgtgtgtgtgtgtgcgcgcgcgcgcgcgcgcaccacATTTCTGCAAGTgcttggggaggccagaagagtatgTCAGACCcatgagccacccaacatgggtgctgggaactcagatTTTCTCAAAAAGTAGCAAGTGCTGTTAATCACTgggctatctcttcagccccagatgTTGATATTTTAAGCCCATCTTTCAAATATATTCATTGGGTATAATAAACTTACACACTTGTTTATGTGTAAATCAAGTACATACATAGTTTAGAGTTCTATTAAGTGGCCAACTGTTTTATTTAATGCAGTctggctttttttggggggttgtagTTATACAAATTAGCCAGTGGCTAGGGTAGGTCAACAGAAAAGTAGACTTTGAGTGGCAAGCTCTGGATTCTCTTAGGAAAGGAAGTTGCTAGTAATACAAAAATACACCAAGGAGGCAGAAGTCTTGGGTTTCATCTCAGTTCTGTCTTATATAGCTGTGTGATTGTAGGCAAGATGATAAAGCTCTCTGATTTTTAGTTTATATCTTggaaaaagagtgtgtgtgttgaTGCTGATTATTACTGGCCCAGGGACCACATTGAGAACTATAGCTCTAGAACAAGTTCAATATTTCAAGGATAAAGCAGGGATGAAATGGAGCAAGGGAaagcatcttttattttattttattttattttatttttttggacagggtctcattatgcaaccgaggctagccttcaactgtgtcagcctcccaagtacaggtGTGAAATACCACATCTGTCTTAAAAATCTTCTTACATTTACTTTTATATTAAGCTGCTTAAAGACTTTTGTTCTGCTGAAAACACAAAGAATCTGAAACTGCCACAGAAACAAGGAGTGAAGAAACACTTGTGATTAGCAACTGGTGACCAGAGGGTTTAACAAAAGCCTTTAAACATCTCAGAATTTGATACTAGCATTTGAAACATGCCATCTGCTTAAGCTGAGCAATCAAGATGCAATCTACACGTCTTACAATCAGCCATTtccagagctgggaagatggctcagtgaggtgCCTGGTactcaggcatgaggacctgagttcagatccccagcatccatgtggagagCTGGACTTAGTGTTGCATACATGTCATCTTagtactggggagatggagacaggaggatcccggGGTTGTGCCAGCTTCCTGTTCAGTGAGAggtcaacattaaaaaataagtggAGAGTGACTggggaagacacttgacattgacTCCTCCACACAAGTACATGCAGgagtgagtgcacacacacacacacacacacacaaacgcacatatACTGCATATACACCACACCCACTGAGGTGGTTCTGTAAAAGACACTTGGCTCACAGAACTATTGATTTTCCTGGAGCACCAAGTTAAAAACAAACTATGCCAGGTGCTGTGAGCCTCTGCAACCTAGAAAGAGTGTGTGCATTTTGGGGGTCAGTGATCAGAGAGGAAATTCCCACTGGAAGCATTCTGAAAGTGATTTCACCTGGCCCAGCCAGGGAGACAGATGGCGCCTCTCCTTTCAGGGTTTTCCTCGTGTTTCACTTGCATCGTGGATcccttttttcaaaaacaaatgaaggaaacatacACATTTCTGGAGGAAAATGTCTGTATTAAAAGCCAGAAAACCACATTAATACAAGAAGAAACGCCCACCAGGCCATGTCACTGAATAGATCGACTTGAAAAAGATtcataaagttcttttttttttttttagcaataacAATAAATCCTTGTCAAATCCTTCCcttgccctccccccacccttttttaaaataaataaaaaacaaaccaagaagctTCAAGTACAACTATGTTCAGATACAAAGAGCTCCTGTTACTACAGCGATAGCATttgaatctttttgttttgttatttttttttttactaaaactttcatttaaaacagttattaaatatataaaacaaatacacaGGATCAGGTCACTTTCTGCTATGAATAAAGGGCATGTGGGCGCAGAGAGGGGGTGCCGCAGGGGAAAGGGCCCTTTCCCTTGTGTCCTCGAGCCACGCATGGATCCCACCCTTCCGTCTGAGAGCTGGCCCCTGCTTTTCCGAACCAGGAGCGCAGCACAAACCTCGCTTTCCCACCTCGTTGGGGCCTCTCCGCGGTTCCCTCCCGGGAAAAGGACGAACACTAAGGACAGCACGAAGCGCCCCTGCTGCGTCTCCTTCGAAGAAGGCGCGTGCGAGCGCGTACACAGCGTGGACGCAGGGCAGCGGGGGTCACTTGGAGGCCACTCCTGAGGTGACGGCCGCGGCGGCGGCAGctgcagcagcggcggcggcggcggcggcggtggtccCTGCGGGTACGGCGGCGGGAGCGGCCGCGGGGGCGCCGGCGGTGGTCCGGCGCTGCTCCATGCCGTTGGGCAGGAAGCCGGCAATGATGGGCACCGGCCAGATGAGGGCGGCCACGCTCCACACCACGATGACCAGGGTCATGAAGCAGGCCACCAGCGTTGACTCGATGGGCTTGCGGTTCAGCCGCCAGCCCGGCTCGCCCTGCAGCTCCTCCAGGCTGAAGTCCAGGCAGCAGAAGTGACGAGGTTCGCCCTGCAGCCACAGCGGCCCGGGTTCAGCCGCGGGGTAGGCAGGCAGCGCTGTGGGAGCCCCGGCTGGGGCCCGCAGGCGGCCACGCACCCAGCCACAGCCCACGCACAAGCGCAGGTCCTGCTGCGCGCCGCCGGCCGCCAGCCCCAGATGCTCGATGAGCAGCGGCGGCCCGACGCGGTGGAAGGCGGCTGCGAAGAAGGCGCGGCCGTGCGCGTTGGTAGAGAAGAGCAGCAGGTCGCACTGCAAGCCCCGCGGGCGGCCCCAGCGCACGAGTAGCGAGCTCAGCATCTGCCTTTGCACGCTGATGTTGCAGGGCGCCGCCGGAGCCTCCTCTGGGCCCGCGCGCTCGTGGGGCGCGGGTGCCGCCGAGGCCAGCAGGCGCGGGGCGGCGGGTTCGCCCGAGAAGGACGCGTTGGCCGAGGCGTTTGGGGGCGTCCCGGGAAGGTCGGGCGCACCCGTGGCCCCGCCGTGCGCCGGCGGCAGCGGGCAGGCGGCGGCCAGCAGCGCAGCAAGCAGGGGCAGCATGGCCTGTAGCAGGCGCCTACGCGCGCGGGGCTGGCGGCGGCTGCATGGCTCTCGGGCGACTGTCCGGCGAGGGAACCGTGGGGCTGGGAGGGCCGAGGCGGGTCGCTGCCAGCGTGTTGGGGCAACACTGGCTCACGGGCCACGGGGGCTTCTGCAGGATCGGCCCATCGAGGTTCGGCCGCTCCCCGAGCAGGGACACCTGGACGGCCGGGTGGCTCTGCGGGCCCGCGGCGAACCGGGAGAGGATTCCCCTGCTCGGCTCCGCCTTCCGCGCGCCCGGTCCCCCGCTCGCCGGGTGCGGGGACTTGGGGAGGGCGGGGCTCCATACGCAGGGGCGGGAACTGGGGACCTGCGGAACGAAGCAGCGCGTGGGGGCGGAGCGAGGGGAGCCCCGGGGGCGGGAAGCCGAGAACACGACGGGGAGCCCAAGACTGTCGCTTTGTCACGCTGAGGAGAGCCTGAGAGGCCTCCCCTTAGGACTCATCAGCACCCCATTACTGCCTAGGAGAAACTGAAATGGGGAGAATGTCCCTAGGCTACTTCAGGAGCCAGAGACAGAACTCTGCATCATTAGCTCCTTGTACCTTTCTCAGATCTGGATTCTGGCTGGCTTTACTGTTGTCTCCTGCACTTGTCTTACtggaagagaactcttaaaaaaaattccaagagcTCTGAGGAGTCTTGGTGTGGGGTGGGACTATGGGAATGTAAATTCCCGAGATTGAATGCTTGAGGCTCCCCAATGAGAGTCCTACTCATAGGTAACTTTGTCTTGCAGGATACCTACAGTCTAGTGAGCACATAGACTACAATTTGTATGTTAAGAGCCCATAAATGTCAGAGTCTTCTGGAATGTGTATTGTGGGGAGAGAGCTGTAAAGAGTAATCCATCAAGATACGATTTATATTAAAAAGcccacctgagtgctgggtgtgatggtgcaagtctgtaatcctagcacttgggaagtctggagttcaag
Encoded proteins:
- the Tmem158 gene encoding transmembrane protein 158 → MLPLLAALLAAACPLPPAHGGATGAPDLPGTPPNASANASFSGEPAAPRLLASAAPAPHERAGPEEAPAAPCNISVQRQMLSSLLVRWGRPRGLQCDLLLFSTNAHGRAFFAAAFHRVGPPLLIEHLGLAAGGAQQDLRLCVGCGWVRGRLRAPAGAPTALPAYPAAEPGPLWLQGEPRHFCCLDFSLEELQGEPGWRLNRKPIESTLVACFMTLVIVVWSVAALIWPVPIIAGFLPNGMEQRRTTAGAPAAAPAAVPAGTTAAAAAAAAAAAAAAAVTSGVASK